A single Cucumis melo cultivar AY chromosome 4, USDA_Cmelo_AY_1.0, whole genome shotgun sequence DNA region contains:
- the LOC103486919 gene encoding beta-glucosidase 12-like, translating to MDSVKRRCFPQDFVFGTASSAYQFEGAASTDGKGPSIWDTFTHKHPEKIEDGSNGDVAADSYNRYKQDVAIMKEMGFDAYRFSIAWSRILPNGKLSGGVNEKGIEYYNNLINEVIANGIEPYVTLFHWDLPQSLQDEYQGFMSDQIINDFQDYTELCFKEFGDRVKHWITLNEPYIFILQSYVRGEFAPCSCHSQHSFDSIKGDCGNEPYIVGHNQILAHAVVVKLYKTKYQAQQKGKIGIVQASNWCVPYSDGEEDKRATSRVIDFSIGWFLHPLVYGDYPSIMRSVVKERLPKFTEEETILIRESFDFLGFNYYTTNYVKDSSSEDITEPSYLTDLCATITTERDGIPIGPKAGPSSWLASYPQGLKDMLIYVKNNYKNPIIYITENGCLDFDKTPMDKLINDEDRIKYFNDHLYSISESIKDGGRVKGYFVWSLLDNFEWSMGFSHRFGLHYIDFYHNNLGRIPKASAKWFQNFLKNLEDVQQD from the exons ATGGATTCAG TAAAGAGAAGGTGTTTTCCTCAAGATTTTGTATTTGGCACAGCATCTTCTGCTTACCAG TTTGAAGGTGCTGCGTCTACGGATGGAAAAGGACCGAGCATTTGGGATACTTTCACTCACAAACATCCAG AGAAAATTGAGGATGGTAGCAATGGAGATGTCGCTGCTGATTCATATAATCGTTACAAG CAAGATGTGGCAATCATGAAAGAAATGGGTTTTGATGCTTATAGATTCTCAATCGCTTGGTCAAGAATTTTGCCAA ATGGAAAGCTTAGTGGAGGGGTGAACGAGAAAGGAATAGAGTACTATAACAATCTCATCAACGAAGTTATTGCAAATG GTATCGAACCCTATGTCACACTTTTCCATTGGGATCTTCCCCAATCTTTACAAGATGAATATCAAGGCTTCATGAGTGATCAAATTAT aAATGATTTTCAAGACTATACAGAGCTTTGCTTCAAGGAATTTGGAGACAGAGTGAAGCATTGGATAACCCTAAATGAACCATACATATTCATTCTTCAAAGTTACGTGCGTGGAGAATTTGCACCTTGCAGTTGTCATTCTCAACATTCATTTGATTCAATTAAAGGAGATTGTGGAAATGAACCATATATTGTTGGTCACAACCAAATTCTTGCTCATGCAGTTGTGGTCAAGCTTTACAAGACAAAATATCAG GCACAACAAAAGGGCAAAATTGGAATCGTACAAGCTTCAAATTGGTGTGTTCCATATTCAGATGGTGAAGAAGATAAAAGAGCAACAAGTCGAGTCATAGATTTTTCTATTGGTTG GTTCTTGCATCCACTTGTTTATGGAGATTATCCCTCAATTATGAGAAGTGTTGTGAAGGAAAGATTGCCCAAATTCACAGAAGAAGAGACCATTTTGATAAGAGAATCCTTTGACTTTCTTGGATTTAATTACTACACAACTAATTATGTAAAGGACAGCTCTAGTGAAGACATTACAGAACCAAGCTATTTGACTGATTTATGTGCAACTATTACAA CTGAGCGTGATGGAATCCCCATTGGTCCAAAG GCGGGCCCATCGTCATGGCTTGCGTCTTATCCACAAGGATTGAAAGATATGTTGATATATGTAAAGAACAATTACAAAAATCCAATTATCTACATAACAGAAAATG GATGTCTTGACTTTGATAAAACTCCCATGGACAAATTAATCAATGACGAAGATAGAATCAAGTACTTCAACGATCATCTCTATAGTATTAGCGAATCAATCAA GGATGGAGGAAGGGTAAAAGGATATTTTGTATGGTCATTGTTGGATAACTTTGAATGGTCAATGGGATTTTCACATCGCTTTGGTCTCCATTACATTGATTTCTACCACAACAATTTGGGAAGAATCCCAAAGGCCTCAGCTAAATGGTTCCAAAACTTCCTTAAGAACTTGGAAGATGTTCAACAAGATTGA
- the LOC103486920 gene encoding beta-glucosidase 24-like, which produces MDSVKRSSFPEDFLFGTASSAYQFEGAAFKDGKGPSIWDTFTHKYPEKIMDSSNGDVAVDSYNRYKEDVAIMKQMGFNAYRFSISWPRILPNGKLSGGVNEKGIEYYNNLINELVANDIEPFVTLFQFDLPQSLQDEYQGFLSDQIINDFQDYAELCFKNFGDRVKYWVTLNEPYIFNLMSYVETGKFAPCRSSAEHAFDILRGGSEATEPYIATHNQILAHAAAVKVYRTKYQEQQKGEIGMVLVGDWYVPYSDSEEDQRATSRALDFTYGWFLHPLVYGDYPSIMRSVVKERLPKFTEEETILIRESFDFIGFNYFTTYYAKDSSSEAIPNTQNPTYLTDLGPITITHERDGVLIGPKVDESSWLASYPQGLKDALIYLKNNYKNPKIYITEIGSIDCDSPQIDELINDEDRIKYHQHHLYYLNQAIKDGVRVKGYFVWSLLDNFEWSMGYSHRFGLHYIDFNSNNLERIPKASAKWFQNFLKGLEDVKQD; this is translated from the exons ATGGATTCAG tGAAGAGAAGCAGTTTTCCTGAAGATTTTTTATTTGGCACAGCATCTTCTGCTTACCAG TTTGAAGGTGCTGCTTTTAAGGATGGAAAAGGACCAAGCATTTGGGATACCTTCACTCACAAATACCCAG AGAAAATTATGGATAGTAGCAATGGAGATGTCGCTGTTGATTCATATAATCGTTACAAG GAAGATGTGGCGATTATGAAACAAATGGGGTTTAATGCTTATAGGTTCTCAATCTCGTGGCCGAGAATTTTGCCAA ATGGAAAGCTTAGTGGAGGTGTGAACGAGAAAGGAATCGAGTACTATAACAATCTCATCAATGAACTTGTTGCAAATG ATATCGAACCCTTTGTCACACTCTTCCAATTTGATCTTCCCCAATCTTTACAAGATGAATATCAAGGCTTCCTAAGTGATCAAATTAT AAATGACTTTCAAGACTATGCAGAactttgtttcaaaaattttggaGACAGAGTGAAGTATTGGGTAACCTTAAACGAACCATACATATTCAACCTTATGAGTTACGTGGAAACTGGAAAATTTGCACCATGTCGATCTTCTGCTGAACATGCATTTGACATACTTAGAGGAGGGTCTGAAGCAACTGAACCATATATTGCTACTCACAACCAAATTCTTGCTCATGCAGCTGCCGTCAAAGTCTACAGGACAAAATATCAg GAACAACAAAAGGGTGAAATCGGCATGGTATTAGTGGGAGATTGGTATGTTCCGTATTCAGATAGTGAAGAAGATCAAAGGGCAACAAGTCGAGCTTTGGATTTTACTTATGGTTG GTTCTTGCATCCACTTGTTTATGGAGATTATCCCTCAATTATGAGAAGTGTTGTGAAGGAAAGATTGCCCAAATTCACAGAAGAAGAGACCATTTTGATAAGAGAATCCTTTGATTTTATTGGATTTAATTACTTCACAACTTATTATGCAAAGGATAGCTCTAGTGAAGCCATTCCAAATACTCAAAATCCAACCTATTTGACTGATTTGGGTCCAATAACTATTACAC ATGAGCGTGACGGAGTCTTAATTGGTCCAaag GTGGACGAATCATCGTGGCTTGCATCTTATCCACAAGGATTGAAAGATGCTTTAATATACCTAAAGAACAATTACAAAAATCCAAAAATCTACATCACAGAAATTg GATCTATTGATTGTGATAGCCCTCAAATTGATGAATTGATCAATGATGAAGATAGAATTAAATACCACCAGCATCATCTTTATTATCTTAACCAAGCAATCAA GGATGGAGTAAGAGTAAAAGGATATTTTGTATGGTCATTGTTGGATAACTTTGAATGGTCAATGGGATATTCACATCGCTTTGGTCTCCATTACATTGATTTCAATAGCAACAATTTGGAAAGAATCCCAAAGGCCTCAGCAAAATGGTTCCAAAATTTCCTTAAGGGCTTGGAAGATGTTAAACAAGATTGA
- the LOC103486921 gene encoding 15-cis-phytoene desaturase, chloroplastic/chromoplastic, which produces MSVAVATSMLSSSIHSHRRLHLFKPRSSFSISLSLSPPKPTQTSVVIIGAGLAGLAAATHLRSKNIPFLLLEASDGVGGRVRTDLVDGFLLDRGFQIFITAYPEAQSLLNYQSLRLQKFYSGAFVYYDRQFHTVADPLRHFIDSLGSLSNPIGSVFDKLLIGLTRARVLAKADEEIFTADEASTIDFLQQIGFSDSIISRFFRPFFGGIFFDTQLETSSRLFNFIFKCLALGDNTLPADGISAIPQQLAFNLPPETILLNSKVVSVDFDDSSKSKSPIVKLQSGEIIRSEMGVIVAVEEPEAERLLAGRRKIGNRKPPRSTVCVYFTADRDRIPVKEPVLFLNGSGKGIVNNMFFATNVAPSYGPPDKALVSVSLIGKFEGVEDEDLTAEVIREMGDWFGESTVEGWKHLRTYRIEFAQPNQSPPWDLMKDPTVENGLYVCGDYLTSATFDGALVAGRKAVEALVRDRAVIYV; this is translated from the coding sequence ATGAGTGTCGCCGTCGCAACATCTATGCTTTCTTCTTCCATCCATTCCCACCGTCGCCTCCATTTATTCAAACCCAGATCATCCTTCTCCATTTCCCTTTCTCTTTCCCCTCCAAAACCCACCCAAACCAGCGTCGTCATCATCGGAGCCGGCCTGGCTGGCTTAGCCGCCGCCACCCACCTCCGCTCCAAAAACATCCCCTTCCTCCTCCTCGAAGCCTCCGACGGCGTCGGTGGTCGTGTCCGCACCGACCTCGTCGACGGCTTCCTCCTCGATCGCGGCTTCCAAATCTTTATCACCGCATACCCTGAAGCCCAATCTCTCCTCAATTACCAATCTCTCCGCCTCCAAAAATTCTACTCCGGTGCTTTTGTCTATTACGACCGGCAATTCCACACCGTCGCCGATCCTTTGCGCCATTTCATTGACTCTCTCGGTTCTCTATCCAATCCAATTGGCTCTGTTTTTGACAAATTGCTCATTGGGCTTACCAGAGCCAGAGTCCTTGCCAAGGCGGATGAGGAAATTTTCACCGCCGACGAGGCTTCTACCATTGATTTTCTTCAGCAAATTGGTTTTTCTGATTCTATAATTTCCCGATTCTTCCGTCCGTTTTTTGGTGGAATTTTCTTCGATACCCAATTGGAAACCTCCTCCCGAttgtttaatttcattttcaaatgCCTTGCTCTAGGCGATAATACTCTACCAGCCGACGGAATCAGCGCAATCCCTCAACAACTGGCGTTCAATCTTCCACCGGAGACTATTTTACTGAATTCCAAAGTGGTCTCCGTCGATTTCGATGACTCATCGAAATCGAAATCGCCAATTGTGAAGTTACAGAGTGGGGAAATTATAAGGAGCGAAATGGGAGTGATCGTGGCGGTGGAGGAACCTGAGGCGGAAAGATTACTGGCAGGAAGACGAAAAATCGGGAACCGGAAACCCCCGAGAAGTACGGTGTGTGTGTATTTCACGGCGGATCGAGATAGGATTCCGGTGAAGGAACCGGTATTGTTTCTGAATGGATCAGGGAAGGGGATCGTGAACAACATGTTTTTTGCGACGAATGTGGCGCCGTCGTACGGGCCGCCGGATAAGGCGCTGGTATCGGTGTCGTTGATCGGGAAATTTGAGGGTGTTGAAGATGAGGATCTAACGGCTGAGGTTATCCGGGAGATGGGAGATTGGTTTGGGGAATCGACGGTTGAGGGGTGGAAGCATCTGAGAACGTATAGGATTGAGTTTGCGCAACCGAATCAATCTCCACCATGGGATTTGATGAAAGATCCAACGGTGGAGAATGGGCTTTACGTATGCGGTGATTATTTGACATCCGCCACTTTCGACGGTGCTTTAGTCGCCGGGAGAAAGGCGGTTGAAGCTTTGGTCAGGGACAGAGCGGTCATTTACGTATGA